The Leptospira paudalimensis region ATAAATGATTCCTTCCGGACGATTCATTTGTTTTTTGAAATTTCTATCCTTGAAAAAGAAAATGATGGCATGTGCACCAATAATGGGTGGGGCCAAGTAGAGTAAAATTTTCAGTATGGATTCAAAATTACCCAATCCAAAGATAAGTAACATTCCAGCAAAAAAAAGAAAAGGATCTAGATTGGTGATGAGTAAGTAAGAAAGGAAAAAACTTTTTTGTTTCGGTTGGGAAACATACTCTTTTGGTTTCATTGGCAGTGAATTCTATAACAATAGCATTTTCCTTTGTCAATTGAAATTAAAGCTTCATTCACATTCCATAATGATTTTATATTCAGAAATATTCTAATACTTTAGATCCCATCCGTACAGTTTGTGCGAAACATGGACAATTGTTTGGAATTGATTGGGGAAAAGGTTTAAGGGTAAGTGGAAGATTTTGATTTGACGTTTTCTAAATGGCGGATGTCTTTTCCAGTATTCAACCTGACAAGTTCTTCCGCCACATTCACAGCATAGTCACCTAACCTTTCAAGTGCGAGAATGATCCTATACACGTCGGCAAATTCTTGTTTTTCCATATCAGGGACAGATCGATATTTTTGGAATGCTTGGTCACATAGGTCATTGAGTTCGTCTTCCAGAGAATTCACACTCCCCATAAACCTCTCTTTTTCTTCTACTAAAGATTCGATCGCCATTCCTGCAAGAGTCGTGACTCTTGAAAGAATCAAAGTCATTGGTTCTTCATTTTTAAAGAGGCCTTTGCGGATGGTTTTATGACGAAATACATCAGCACAGTTAACTACTTGGTCTCCCATCCGTTCCAT contains the following coding sequences:
- a CDS encoding phosphate signaling complex PhoU family protein — its product is MIISKFYYLRKNLYSMAELVLEQVILLSEALESDDYAQAEKIVERDDLIDDLEKENDNLSQNAILEAVSNRNILGMGDVDNDIVLKKDPLRFALSAIRITRNMERMGDQVVNCADVFRHKTIRKGLFKNEEPMTLILSRVTTLAGMAIESLVEEKERFMGSVNSLEDELNDLCDQAFQKYRSVPDMEKQEFADVYRIILALERLGDYAVNVAEELVRLNTGKDIRHLENVKSKSSTYP